The Glycine soja cultivar W05 chromosome 4, ASM419377v2, whole genome shotgun sequence genomic sequence AATGTTTAGaaatactggtaatcgattataaatgttgtgtaatcgattacacaagtttgaaaatattttatcacaagttgtgactcttggaattTGAAACTCaacgttcaaaaacattggtaatcgattacatgcccatggtaatcgattactgctttgtaaatcagtttgaaaagaatgttggctactggtaatcgattactgccttttggtaatcgattaccagagagtaaaaactcttggtaaaagatttttctttgaaaaattattttgtacaaattgtgctattcaatattttgaaaaactctttttatacttatcttaatggttcttgaatatcttgagtcttctcttgattctttacttgaatcttgattcttgattgaatgactctttgattcttgaaacttgcttgaatcttgattcttgacttgagtctttgacatcatcaaaataagcttggaagctttgcttctacacaatgtccttttattttttttgttttcatttttttctctggtGTCTGGTTTTGAATAGCCTGATCGCTTGAATAAAATTAGTGTcattaaaagataagtaaagacgGGCAACTGTCAGACCCTAACTTCATCCGGgtataatgtttttatcattCATATATGATGTTTTGATCACTGCTAATTGAATTACAATGTTTGGCACCGGTTACAACTCAAGGCCAAGGGGTCGCATagggttttgatggttgtttgtcagttctagaaaaaaaaagccATAAGGAgggggcaaaatggtcatttccTAGATTTTTCTGGACCTAAACTTGCCCAGGCTAGCatttggctcgcctgggccatgAAATTTCTTTAGCCCTAAGCAAGCcactagcctgggcgagctgatacCTTTAGCTttaagcaaccagctcgcctgggcgagcttccCTTGCACCAAAtggccttttcctataaatagccatgcagggGAAGGGTTTAAGGGTTATGGGAACtaatgaaagaaagggaaaacacagaaaggagaaaaagaagaaggaaaaaaaagaagaattaagGTGTTGTCGAATCAAACTGTGGATCGTTTCCTACATCATTTCTCTTGCAAACCTTGTACCTTGTGCAATAGTCGATTtgtttttcttaagattttgatgtaatctttgtacccttatgtatccctattgatattatatatgtaatcttttctactcaaatatcacttgagatcgtttcaaggtccaacgccttaatgactccctccgcttttcaaaatctAAAACGTCATTTCAAGATCCAACGTCTTAATGACCCctttgtttgcaattaaaataaatctttcaaaaacataaaatcaattcaacacacaaacattcttacttaaagaactacgtaggtctaatttcctcattacacctgaggatacgtagaagcAAAGGCAATACCCTTGTCAAttcaaaaaaatccaaaaaaaaataatattaaataaataaaaataatatagtaaaagaaaataaattcgcCGCTCTTggaaagataattaattttgtagtcacgttattttttattacacactcgattaaaggttgttgttcTTCGTGACGGGCACGTGGGGTACTAATATCTTCCCTATgggtaaacaactcccgaacccttcttttcaaaattcacagacctttttttatttttctaacgctttcctcgaataaacgttggtggcaactcccacACGTTTTCTCCCTAGGAGACGAACGTGCTTTCTTTTATTTGCTTTCATTGTCCCATCataaggtaggttgcgacaaccaAAAAATATGGATTGTCTCTAGTGGTATGGAGCCAACAACATATTTAGACAACTCACATGCACATGGAAGACCGTGGGTAGTCCTCATGACACATCCACAACGTGAATGGTTTTTGCCTACATAGGCTACACACTCATACTCAATAGCAATTTCATTTAAAGCGTACATTGATATCATGCCAAGTAGTTTTTTGTACAAGGTAACTTTAAACACATGCCCAACGACGTGCGTACTTATCTCAAAATATGCTTTAATTTTGGTGTGTTGAAGtatcatcatgttgttcattgctTCCCAAACACTGCATATGTCACCAAGGTTGTTTTGTAGAAGTCTCTTTAATGACCAATAAGCACTCTCAATCCTACAaatgaaatatacaacaatGTATAAACAACCGCAACATTTTCAATTAAGTCAACACTTAAACAAATcaacataaacaaaaacaatattcaTACCTGTTAGTAGTTGTGTTTCCTAGATGCATCACTTTGTTAGTCCATGctttaacaattttttctttgtgCGGAATCATTCAAGTTTGGCACACATAGTCGACAAACATAGGCCACAAAGAGCAAGCCATTTCAAAGTTCTTAAGGTACTCATCAAACTAACTCTTACATGGACAGTCAACCAAACTCCCCTAAGCCTCCATCACAtaatctcatgcatttttttgaccCACTAGGGTTTTTCactttgccttcacattcttgttaaTGTGAAACCGACACAACAAGTTCGTAGCATCCGGGAATACAGTTTTTAGTGCATTCTTCAAAGCCAAATCTCTGTCGGTAACAATAACCCCAAGGAGTGCATCAACTTTCATGAAAAGACCCTAAAATCGCTGTAGAGcctaaacaacattattaagACGTTCTCCCTCCAAGTAAGCaaaagcattggaaaatgtCATTCTTGTTGATGTAACACCAAAAATATCAAGCAACGACAGTTTGtatctatttgttttgtaggtactgtcaataaaaaaaaacaaattacaagAATTGGTTAATTTGACTGCATTAGGATGACTCTAGAACAAGTCACGTACAACATTTTCATCCTTCAGCCTATGTCAGGGAATATATTGATCTCGGTCAAGCAGCATCATGAGCTGTTGCATTTTGGAGTTACTCCCTCTTATAGAAGAACGGTAATCATTTCTGGCattgtaaatttatttgattgttgTATAACTGCTGGCATTGTACTTCTTCAACGTCAAAAGAATAtttcttggcttcaccatggactttgtcatatcaacaacaacaatcttCTCATCTTTAGTCAGTCGACCCGCATATGGATGCCCAACAAATGACTTTGCCATTTCATGATTGTGAGTCTCACAaattaacttcaccatccatcctTCTCCTCCCAAAATTGGCTTCACACACAACTTAAACAGGCATCCACATTTTCTACTGCCAGTACATGTTCTAACCAAATCCTTCTTCTTAGGCCTATACTCACCACTCCTTTCGCAagctattaatataaataaggcCCTTTCTCTAATACCAGTATTTGTGTCTGACCTCATTATCACGAcaaaaaatccaatttcatgagcCATCGATTGAGCCCAATGTAAAACTTCATCACGAGTAGCAAACAATTATAACACAGTTCAAAGAAGATCTGAGATCAATGAATatttatgtaatataattattacacCAACAACAAATTAGACAAATACCTAAGAAGTATTAAAGGCATTAGAGCATTCAATGTGTTCAACTTTCACGCCAACATCTTCCTCATTTTCaacattcatatcaacttcttcaaaCATGATAGTATCATACCTCCATtcttcttcgtccatcttaataaaacatttaacaaattcaatgataaacaaaaaatgactaaaaaaaaattatacaatcaccTTATTTGTTATCAACACAAATATAGCtctatacaaaattaaaaaaaaaaaatctattgtaAACCATATAGCCACAGAATACATTTTCACTacatattttcattaatatattcaattgtaaaaaataaaaaaataaaattataattaaacaaatgaataataaatatcatataaactctaataaatacatcattcaattaaatataaaaaaaattttaattatcatttgctgtaataaacatctaaatacatcattcaattaaatatcatatttgtttaattttcaatcattgtaataaacatctaaatacatcattcaattaaataccaaatttgtttaattatcaattgttgtaataaacatttaaatacatcattcaattaaatatcatatttgtttaattttcaatcattgtaataaacatccaaatacatcattcaattaaataccaaatttgtttaactattaattactgtaataaacatctaaacacaacattcaattaaatatcaaatttgtttgattatcaaattttgtaaataaattaaatgtataaaaaattacaatttaaaaaaattcaaaacatacggattgccaatccatatgttttgaaaaaaaaatacgcaCCTCTTCTTCTTTGACGAAGAAAAATCGTCAAACTTCACCGTATATTTGTAAACAACGCACGTACACTGCCGGCGACAACAAACGCTCACAAAAGGATGCTAACAGAAACAAGTTACACTAAGAGAGTGTgattttatgaagaaaaaaagttcCTGCAGAAATGAAAAACCTAACTACTATTTATAACTGAAAATACCCATAAGGACATTTTTGGTATTTTGGAAAACTGTTGGGTGCCCCAAGCAGTTCCCATAAGGTTTTAGGAAGGAACTCAATTATtatctataactattaataatgaGATTTATCCTATTTGGTGTACATATTTCATTGGataattttatccttaaatcacttcttaaatttcaaattttccttCTAACTTACATTAACTTTctactatttttatattattatttttttattcggttatttttttattaactttatttaacttctatttttttattatttaaaaaatttagagttaAGGTCTTCCcctagtaataataaaaaaaatcaactaaggAACTCAGTTTTAATGCGGAATTAGATTTTGTGGGACAATTTTCtagtgttttaattaattttaatgtgcTATATTGGAATCTTTtatgtcattattttttaatgagaaaAATATGTACTAAACTGGTGATGGAGTTAAGTTTTTTTCACTACCGTCCAATAAGATTATcacgataaatttattaattattataataattattttaaaagtcacgttaatttatataaaatcttttatattatCAGGTATAActattaaaatctttttttttaattagtattgaTATTGTCATTCAATtccttgattaattattttggtAGGCacttaatttattgaaaattataagcgTACGCTCCATTTTGGAGTGGATTCGAAGTGGAGGGAAAAGAGATATGAagagaaaatgataaatataacatatgatgtgatgaaagaaataaagataaagaaagaaaaatacaatGAGAGTAAATTGTAAGAGAGTAAGATATACAAATATTACCCTAATTTATTAGAGTTTAAGATGTGATATGAAAGTGGGAAAAAATGTCGTATGAAGGAAGTATTTAAGAAGATATATGTTGGGgcgaatttaaagaaaaaaagcataCAATGTGTATAAGAACCATGTAGGAAAGTTTTTTTTAGCTCCATTCACCAAAAAATTATGTTTGGCTCCTAGAAGtttgtcaaaagaaaaaagaaaaagaaaacgaaCGACACACTTATTTGGCATGAGATCCTGTCATGAATAATAGcaatcattattaatttattattcattatcTTTCTTCTTGACCAACTTATTTGGTAAGATAtgagaaaaagttaaaaaaaatataaactctgGAATCTGGATCGATCATCCAAaggttttcattaattttgattaagttATTAAGAAATTATAACTATTGATTAGGGTCCATTTGATACATGTTAAAATGAGTTAGGCTTGGACCATTTATTCAATCTTCATGTTATTTTGGGTAAATCCTATTTCTTAAACTATCGAGATGTAAACATTACCATTATCATATAGGAGAGACATGAGGACTATCACAATTTCTTCAGATAACATGTCATTTGAAGTCAAACGTTTAAATGAACTAAACATAAGGATGGAATTTTGGTAATCGTAACACTGATAATGAATTTACGTATCTTTACTTCCAAATGACTATAGTGAGAGATTGAGAGCACTTCACACAAGTTTGATTTGTAATTTAGCATATGTTGAACACAACAAACCAATGTATTTACCATTTAGAGCTGTTTCAGATTGTTTCTACCTCATGCAAATCAACCATTAAGTTCATAATAGGGGCAAAGGATAATTTATAAACAAGTGGGGGAAATGAAAAAATGAGGGCTTAAGATAGCTACATTTTCAGACAAATTAAATAGCTTCAACTAGCAGATGCCTAGACTTTCTATAAACTTTCTCAGAAGTTCATGTCGCCAATGAGACAAATCCTATAACTGGTTTTCTGCACACGAGTTAGAAAAATCACATTTACCAATGGAATTATCAAACACTAATATAACACATATACAaagaatatgtaatttttttcggGTATGTAGCTGTAGCATGTGCCCCACACTTTTTGGTGTTAAGCTACGAACAATGAACCCTCTTTAGTATGCAATTGCAATCCTCCAACGCAGGCTTCAGGCATCTAACATCCAAGCCACTAAGATAACCAACTCCAACTCCAACTCAAGATCATTTGAATGCTTCAAACACTAAAACTCAAACCTGCCCAAAACTTGCTCCGTGGAGAGATTCCGCAAATGATATATTTCATTTCACGCACAATAGGCGGTGCAAGAAAAATGAGTAACTGAGTGAGCATGGCATGAGGTTACAGAAAGTAATTACTTTACACTCAAACCACCACAGCTTGACCAGTAATTTCATCATGAAGCTGAAGCGAGCCATCTTTCATCAAATTTAGGCTCAAACTCTTGAATCTCTCCCTTGAATATTGCCTGGATGCTTTTCTCCAGTCAGTTCCAGTTTTCATCATTGCCACAAACTCCTCATAACTGATGCAACCATCCTGTGAAGTGAAAACAGAAAAACGTTGGAACAACACGTAAAGAAGCAAGCAGGACGTGCACATAAGATGGTAAAGGCAAGTAACATGAGAGGCAGCAAATAATTGTAATTTTCACTGAAATTTCAAACTTTGCACAAATATACTAAGAATCTGCATAATGGAAAACTAGAAACAAGTAAACAACAAGtaattagcataaaattcaAACCTTGTCAGTGTCAACTTCCCGCATGATGTCATTCAATACATCAGCATCAGTTTCTCCTGACTCATCTGCTAATGCTTCCTCTAGCTCACCTAACTCAATATACCCACTCCCATCTTTGTCAAAAAACTTGAATGCTTTGTGGAAATGCTCATCATTCTCCATTTTTTGCAAGTGAATTGTAACAGCTACAAACTCTCCATAGTCAAGTACTCCATTCCCATCAACATCAGCCTATGTAATTCAAAACAAAGGAAACCATTCTAGAATCATAAATTTGTGTTAAAAATACACTTAACAAGTCCAAGATCAGGGTATGCATagcaattcaatttattttccttttagaTATATGAATCTCACTTCAAATAAAAGTAAGAGTGTTCCACTAACTTTATACAAAAATAGGAAGTGTTTTTAATAAACTGGTGCCACTTTCCTCTAGCAATGCCTAAAACAACAATCTCCACAAGAGACAAAAAATGTGATATACCAAGTAGGCAAATATTACCACAACAAAAGGTGATCTTCATAATCGATATAACCTTtagcatcatttttttaaatactaattaataataacCAAATATTACCATAAACCAAAGGTCCCTATAAGTAAATTTAGATATAATATACAGCACACAATTGGGTTAAATGTGGCATCTAATATTATATGATCTCAACACAACATCCAAAATGGCAAGACAAGATACATTTGTCATGCGCATGCCACATTCATATGTAATGGTGTATTCacgagagagagaaaaatccTCATTACAGCAGAAAAATGCTTCCAAGAGCTCCATCAGATTGACTTAAGTCATAAACATAGTAATGATCAAAGAACTGATATTATTCGAAGTAATTACATTATCAATTATAAATGATATACAATTATAGAAATTTACCACTTCCATCAGCATCTTAATCTCCGGCTCAGCCAATTGTGAACCAACCTTCCTCAACCCAGCCTTCAGTTCCTCAAATGTTACTCTGCCATCTTTGTCAGTATCCATCAATGTAAACATGTCTTTGATTATTTCTACCTCTTCAACAGATAAATGTTCTGCAATTACCTGTATCATCCATTCAAAGAAACCTAAATCACTAACTTTTCAACTTAATACTTTAATCACACAAAGATTTGAGTCAGCAATCCAGCATAAACCACAATAGATGCTAACCCGCAGAGCTTTCTTTTTGAATCTATTCATCACAGAAAACTGCTTAAGCCTTGACCTCACAATATCTCCTAATGGAACATTTGGAGCTTTCTTTGCATTTTGCAGCCAGGGATGTTCTGTAAACATAATTAAAGATGGTAAATATTCACATGACTTTCTTCATAAGATAGACCTAACATAAAGTCCTGTCTCCCAACCCATGTCATAGGGATTCAaatgtttaacaatttattttcctttttgaggagaaggggaaaatgGGCAAAGGATCTGAGTGAGAATGAGAATATTCCttttaaaacaaagaaacatGATATTAAGCACAGCAATTTCAAACTGTTGcgatattctgattttgaagcCCATAAGAAAATCTATCTACTTGTCAAAACAACATCTTCTAAACACAACATAGACCATAAATACCActgtttttataaaacaataagaataagaataataacaataataataatagatgcCACTATTCAACTTCAAAAGAGTAAAAAATGTATTCCCTCCCCTCCCCCTCCCCTATCTGCCTTAGTAAGACAGAATGCATGAAGATTGTTACATTTTAAAcccaaaacaaatacaaaatgaaCCCAACTTAGCTTATAAACAATAGTTGAAATCTATCTTGGGTGAAGTTATAGCTTGCTAACTAACCCAGGAGAAGCAACAAATAGGAGTATCTTATATATAAACCATAGATGAACAGTATGCTTGGTTGAGTTAGTGGAAAGTTGGTATGTGGAAAATATATGACTGACTGAACATAATTTTCAACTAAAGTTAGTGCTATGACCttgaaaaatgaatattttattttccaccTTCTCGTATTTTAGTCATATCAAGAAAGTGAGAAGTGGTTTTCATTCCAAATTCCCCACCTTCCCAGTTTCCACCTACTCAACCAAGCAACCCCTAATTGTATTGCACCAAACAATTAATCCTACACTTCACCCACTAATCCCACCACAAAGAAAAATTTCCTCAAACATTATAGCTACCTATTCTGGAACAGAGCTATGCATAACTAAGATTTTAAGgaatttaacttttttcttataTCCCTCTTCGTTGTAAGGGGCTTTCTGCTGACAAATTTCGTCCACACATTTAAAGTCCTATTACACTCACGATGCAAGAATctggcacaaagaagaaaacTAATGTTTATGTGGCATCCCTTACAGATCCGGTACTGATGTACCAAAAATGATAGGGATACCTGTCAGATCATTTATTGAGAGCCTACAAAACATACTGAAATTTGAAACAAACTCAGTTATCATACTTCTGCATTAAAGCCAATTCCAATGAAACCAAAATCAACACAAAGATTAACATATAGTGGAACAATTCtacagaaggaaaaaaaaaagaagctataaCAACAAAATTTCCCTTGTTACAAAATCCAACATCTTGCTACCTAGTGAGTAAACAGTAGTACACTACACCACACGGCCACACAGTTTTTTTCAACAGATGTTAGTTATTAGTATTGGCAATTTTTGTTACCACAAGACCACACAGTAGAGTGAATGACTTACCAAGCACCTGTTCCGCTGTCAAGCGCTTTTTAGGATCCGGCTCCAACATTCGCCGCACAAGGCTCTTGGCACTCTCCGATATCTGTGGCCAAGGTTCCCTCTTGAAGTCAATCACACCTCTTAAGATCGCCAAAGCCACACCTTGCTCGGTCTCTGCAACATCCAAAAACCACACCAAAACCTCAacttcaaatcaaatctaaacaCAACCAAACTCATCCAGAAcaacaaaagaaacacaaaagCTTACCTGCCCAAAACGGAGGAACACCACAcaacaaaatataaagaatCACCCCAGCACTCCACACATCAACCTCCGGCCCGTAATTCCGCTTCAAAACCTCTGGCGCCATATAGTAAGGACTCCCAACAATCTCCACAAACCTCTCCCCTAAAAAAAGAAACCcacaacaaaatttttaaaaataaaattaaaacaaattaaacattATCCGCCTCTGACAGAATTGTcttgtcttttttatttgatccttCTCTAACAGAATTGTCTTGTCTTTTTATATTAGGTTAAtgattagtttttgttagcagGAGCAATCGAACCTCCACaaccttttcctcttttctttctttcttaaccaTCCAACCAATCTCACATATCTCCATAAATGTCTTGTCTTGTCTTACCTGGCTTGAAGAAGACGGAGAGGCCGAAATCGATGGCCTTGAGAGCGGAATTCTCTTTCTTGTTAGCGAAGAGGAAATTCTCGGGCTTGAGGTCCCTGTGCATGACCCCATTGCTGTGGCACATCCTGACAACCTCGGCGATGGTGCGTGCCACGGAAGCGGCGGCGCGCTCGCTGTAGTGACCGCGGGCGACAATCCGGTCGAAGAGCTCGCCTCCCTCGCAGAGCTCCATGACGAGGTGGACGTTCTCGTTGTCCTCGTAGGTTGCCTTCAGCTTCACTATGTTGGGGTGCTCCGGCAGCGTGGACATGATGGCGACCTCGCGGCGCACGTCTTCGATGTCCACGGCGGTTCGGAGCTTCCGCTTGGAAATCGACTTGCAGGCCAGGGCCTCCTTGGTCTCGCGGTCCGTGCAGAGGTAGGTGATGCCGAACTCGCCCCGGCCCAGTTCCCGGCCCAGTATGTACTTGTCGCTTATGCGCGTCCGGTGGCTCATTGGAATCACGTCCTTCAAGACCCGGATCGGAGCCGCCGACCGGGCCGGTTCGTCTGAGAACGGGTTCGGTTTTTTCTGGTTCTGCTCTTTCTTCCTACCACCGCGGTTCGTTTCATTAGACTTCTTGTTCCTGTTGTTGGTGCTGTCTTCTACGACATCAGCTTTCGCACAGGCGTTGCAGTTTCCCATAGTGAACTTTCTAGAGTATCAACGTGAgtctctctttctctgttaaGTGTTTAGGGTTTACTGTGAAGTGGCTCGTCGTGTGATGCCGCCGGTGGGTTCTGATTTCTCCGGCGGAacgaagaagagagagaggaaaagtGTGAGAGAGAATAGTTTGgttgagaaaacaaaaataaaaatggccCCTTGGgaattaagtaataataaatcggcaattaaaaatataccaaTAGAGTTATCATTCCTTGCACCTCAAATTTGTATCCTAAATTTTTCTAAAAGGAATATCCTAAAGTTCAATGTAGCTGTTCGGTGCTATTCCTTAAAGTAATAGCGTTAATACATGCGACATGagcttcttttattattattattattatatgttattgatataaaatattttttaatttttttgataattcatttttatgataaaatttatctaaattatctttaatggattttctcatttatatcatattttttatatataagacttaaattttaaattgtacTTTAAATCAGTAAATTTAATAtcactcaaaataataatttattggttttttattttttatatacttttatataagacattaaatatatttcgcCGAATATCTTTATGGAGCGAGAAATATTATTGTAGTACTGTTTTAACACAttcttttatatgtattttttattgttaactaaaatttattggacatcataaataattttgtgacgtacttcttattttataagctgcattcataatttttttagtttctaataaGTTTTGGCgtgttagaaaatatttttaaattatactattaaATAACAGTATTCATATTTTCTCCTACACACatatttacttgtttttttcAAGTGAAATATCATTTACgcacttttataattttattacacgACTATAGactataataaaattagtttgttTTATATCAGTAATGTTTGGTTCCAAAATAggaattgttttgaaaattaattctaaattgTTGAATTGACTTTTCATAAAGTAGAAAATTTCACGCTGAGTAATGATATAATTTCTTACaagttttcttattattttataaaaaatgttaaatgagaaataaatatattttggaattattattttgaatttttttctatgataattaatttaattaaaaaaaatgtgtatattgtgttatttatatagaaataattttcaattaatttgtaaagaaatatttttttcattataaattgattaatttaatatttcttttgaaaaataatttttagtttctatgaaaattagttttactaaattctaaattaaatggGACCG encodes the following:
- the LOC114409760 gene encoding calcium-dependent protein kinase 10-like, giving the protein MGNCNACAKADVVEDSTNNRNKKSNETNRGGRKKEQNQKKPNPFSDEPARSAAPIRVLKDVIPMSHRTRISDKYILGRELGRGEFGITYLCTDRETKEALACKSISKRKLRTAVDIEDVRREVAIMSTLPEHPNIVKLKATYEDNENVHLVMELCEGGELFDRIVARGHYSERAAASVARTIAEVVRMCHSNGVMHRDLKPENFLFANKKENSALKAIDFGLSVFFKPGERFVEIVGSPYYMAPEVLKRNYGPEVDVWSAGVILYILLCGVPPFWAETEQGVALAILRGVIDFKREPWPQISESAKSLVRRMLEPDPKKRLTAEQVLEHPWLQNAKKAPNVPLGDIVRSRLKQFSVMNRFKKKALRVIAEHLSVEEVEIIKDMFTLMDTDKDGRVTFEELKAGLRKVGSQLAEPEIKMLMEVADVDGNGVLDYGEFVAVTIHLQKMENDEHFHKAFKFFDKDGSGYIELGELEEALADESGETDADVLNDIMREVDTDKDGCISYEEFVAMMKTGTDWRKASRQYSRERFKSLSLNLMKDGSLQLHDEITGQAVVV